Proteins encoded in a region of the Nicotiana tomentosiformis chromosome 9, ASM39032v3, whole genome shotgun sequence genome:
- the LOC138899099 gene encoding uncharacterized protein — protein MERDGSNKARSTGNFGGSSGGGKSTFRGGSSGPSQSFAQSSASAPPSGPSQQQQWSRFKPSQGNRVSNQQGRHGGRFQQQRKPPCPRCGKMHLGICYMDLLICYRCRLKGHIQRDCRSSRQGASRGMAQPASSAATTSAAPPPARGTPTPAGRGAARGGA, from the coding sequence ATGGAGCGAGatggtagtaataaggcccggtctacgggaaactttggtggttcttcaggtggtggcaagtcaacattcagaggaggatcgtcagggccatcacagtcctttgctcagtcttcagctagtgcaccgccatcagggcctagtcagcagcaGCAGTGGAGTCGTTTCaagcccagtcagggcaacagggtatccaatcagcagggtcgtcatggtggtagattccagcagcagaggaagcccccatgtcctaggtgtggaaagatgcacctaggaatatgctacatggacctaCTCATATGCTACAGATGCAGATTGaagggtcacattcagagggattgtcgttcatcCCGTCAGGGTGCGAGCAGGGGCATGGCacaaccagccagttctgcagctactacatccgcagcacctcctccagctcgaggcactccaacacccgcagggcgtggtgcagctaggggtggagcataa